The Paraburkholderia acidiphila DNA window CGCGCATACAGCGCGTCGGTGGTTTCGCTGTCGTAGACCGCTTCACCGCGTACGTAGACCGTAAACGACTTCAGGTACTTGGCCTTTTTCCCGGGATTGCCGATTGTGTCTTTCGTCCATTGATACAACGGATAACGCTCGCGTCCCTCACGTTCTGCTTCTTCGACATAACCGGCGAATGCGTCGAACTGACACTTCAATGCGGCGTTGTACTCGCGCAGGACCGCTTCGAGCAAATCGCGCCCTTCATAGAGGCTGCCCGTCCGCAGCGCGTCGGCCAACGCGGGTGCGACGGTGATACGGACCTGGAATTGCCACGTTTCCGCCATGCATGCCTCCTCTCATCCTGCGCGCCGCCCCTCCACCACACGCGTTGCGGGCGCAACCTCCATCACCGCGAGCCGGATCGCGTCGATCAGTGCGCGCGCCGCGGGCGAAGGCGAGCCCTGCGCGCGCAGCGTGAGCCCGATATCGCGGCGCGTGTGCTGCAACGGCACGTCGAGGATCACCAACTGGCCCGACTCGATTTCGTAATGCAACTGCTGCGCCGAGAGCGCCGTGATCATGTCCGTGCCGAGCAGCAGCCCGCGAATCACGGCGAGATCGGCGGTTTCGACGGTAGGCAGGGGCGGCTTGAGCTTCACGCGGCGGAACTGCGCTTCGAGCAGCCCGCGCGAGGGCGAATGCGTGCGCGAAAGAATCCACTGAGCGTCACGCAGATCGTTCAGCGTGAGGCCATGTTTTTTCGCCAGTGGATGGTCATGCCGCGCGAGCACGACCATGTCCTCCGACATCAGCCTCTCGTTGCCAAGTCCGCTTGCCGCGTCGTTTTCGCGCAGCGCGCCGAGCACGAAATCCACGTCGCCCGCGCGCAGGCCCGCCACGAGCAGTTCATAAGCGCTTTCGTCGGTCACGACGCGCACGCCCGGATGCTGAGCGGAAAGACGCGCGATCGCGGCCGGCAGGATCAGCGTGCGGCCCAACGGCAGCGCGCCCACCGTCACCGAGCCCTGGATGTTGCCGTGCAGCGCCGCGATATCGTCGGGCACGTGGCGCAGTTCGTTGAGCGCGCGCCGCACGTGCAGCAGGAAGGTCTCGCCTTCAGCCGTGAGCAGCACGCCGCGCGGCCCGCGATGGAAGAGCGTGACGCCCGAGCCGCTTTCGAGCACGCGCATGGCACTGCTCACGGCGGGCTGGCTGATGCCGAATGCATTGGCCGTGCTCGGCATATGGCGGTGCCGCGCGAGGGCGACGAATAGCTGCAGCCGCCGTGTGTTGAGCAGATACGCGGGCAGCGTGCCTTCGCTCAACGCGCGCCGGCGCGCCTGGCGCGCGGCGCACCACTGCGCGAGCTCCTCCAGTTCGCCAAAAATGCGCGCGCAGCGCTCGAGCACCACGCGGCCCACGGCCGTGGGCAGCATGCCCGAAGGCTTGCGCTCGAAGAGCGGCGCGCCGAGCGCCGTCTCCAGTTCCTGCACCGAGCGCGTGACGGCCGATTGCGCGCGATACAGGGCCGAAGCGGCGCGCGTGGCGCTGCCGGTGTCGGCAACGAGGCGAAAGGCGCGCAGATGCGCGAGGTTCAGGAGTTCAGGCTGGCTCACGGCTCGACCATGTCGTTTTGGATGGGATACATGCCGTGTCTCATGCGGCACCAGCAGCGGCACCCGCGGCGGCAACCGCGCTCAGATGCAGGCGGTCGACCGAGAGATTGAGGCTCTCCTTCGAAATATGCGTGTGCTCTTTCATCAGTGCCTCGACGCGCGCGCCTTCGCCGTTCACGAGCGCGCCGACGATCGCATGATGCTGGCGGTGCGCATACGAGAGCATCATGAACTGGCGCTGCTGGGCCGTTTTGTCGAACACCACCGTGCCCGGCGAGACGAAAGGAATCTTGTCATTGAGCCCGAGCGCAGCGCTCACCGCGAGATTGTGCGCCGCTTCCACAATGAGTGCGTGGAAGCGGCCGTTCATCGCGGCGTAGCGCGTTTCCGCTTCGCTGTCGAGCACGCCGGCCGCGAAAATCGCGTCGCCTTCGCGCAGGCAGTCTTCGAGTGCGCGCGCGAGCGCCGCATCCACGCCACGCTCGGCAACCGTTCGTGCCGCGAGTCCTTCAAGCACGCCGCGCACGTCAATGGCGTTGAGCACGTCGGTCACCGAAAAGCGCCGCACGGTGTAGCCGCGCGCGCCCGAGCGCTCGACGAGGCCTTCGGTGGCGAGCACACTGAGCGCGTAGCGCAGCGGCGTGCGCGAAATACCGAGGCGCTCCGCGAGCTGGGCTTCGACGAGCCGTTCGCCGGGCGCAAGTTCGCCGGCCAGGATGCGCGTGCGCAGCGCCTGCACGATGGTTTGCTGGGTTGTCCCGTTCATGTCATGCGTGAATCGCAACGGGCGAGGCGCGCGGCGTATGGCGCGCGTGGCCCTTGCGAGTTCGTTCTTTTGATATCTGTTTGGTTTATGAGGGCGTTGGCCGAGTGGGTCTGCCGCACTTCCCGCAACACCATTTCAGGATACCAAAAACCGTTACGGCGCGCGGGTTTGAGCGATCGGCCGAGTGTGCGCAAGCGCTCAAAAGCCCTGAATTCACGAGGAAAATGGGAAAATTCGTGGTTAACCCTTGCTTACGATTTGGACGGCTTTTTTGTAATTTCGTATCCCAATTGATGGATCGAAGGCGTCTGCCGACGTATCCGGTCCAGCGCGGCGCGAATGCGCCGCATGAACAGCAGCAGAGGGCAAGATCATGGCAAGAATAGTGGGCGGCATCGGCACATCGCACGTGCCGACAATCGGCATGGCATACGACAAGGGCAAGCAGAACGAACCCGCGTGGGCGCCGCTCTTCCAGGGGTACGAACCGGTGGCGCAGTGGCTCGCCGAGCGCAAGCCGGACGCGCTCGTGATGTTCTACAACGACCACGCCAACAGTTTCTTCTTCGACTGCTACCCGACCTTCGCGCTGGGCGTTTCCGCCAATCACGAGTTCGCCGATGAAGGCGCGGGCAAGCGAGCGCTGCCGGACATCGCGGGTCACCCCGATCTCGCAATCCATATTGCCGAGCAACTCGTGAACGACGAGTTCGACCTCACGATCTTCCAGGACAAGCCGCTCGACCACGGCTGCAACTCGCCGCTTTCGCTCATGCTGCCGCACGAAGGCGGCTGGCCCGCGGCGCTGGTGCCGATCCAGGTGAACGTGCTCCAGTATCCGCTGCCGACCGCCAACCGCTGCTACCGGATCGGCCAGGCGCTGCGCCGCGCGATCGAATCGTTCGAGCAGGACCTCGATGTCGTGGTGGTGGGCACGGGCGGCCTTTCGCACCAGGTACACGGCGAGCGCAGCGGCTACAACAACACCGAATGGGACATGGAGTTCCTCGACCTGATCGTGAGCGACCCGGAGCGCCTCGCGCGCATGAAGCACGTGGACTACGTGCGCCTTGGCGGCGCGGAAAGCGTGGAGACGATCATGTGGCTCGCCATGCGCGGGGCGCTGGGCGGCAAGATCCGTGAAGTGCATCGCAACTACTATCTCGCGACCAGCACGGCGATGGCGGTCACGGTGTACGAAGAAGAGGGCCAGCAATGAATCCGCAACTGGTTGGCATCGAGGAGCTGACGGGCACGTACCCGTTCGACATTCGCCAGAGCATGAAGGCCATGCGGCTGAATCGTTTCTTCTGGGAAATGCGTTTGCCGCAGGCGCGCGAACTGTGGCTGAGCGACCGCAAGGCCGCCTACGACGCAGCCGCGCTCACCGCCGAGGAGCGCGCACTTGTCGACGCAACGGACTGGCTCGGCCTCATTCAATACGGCGTGTGCTTTTTCGTGCTGGAGAAGTTCGCGCGCGTGGTGAAGATCACGAATCTCGGCATGTACGCGAGCATGCGCGGCGAAACCCTCGAAGCGTTCCTGAAGACGCGCAAGGTGCCCGACGCGGTCTGAACGTTCGATTGACCGCTTGATCTCCCGATTCGCTTTTGCGCTCGAGCGGGCGTTTTGCCCACTCGAGCGCGATTGACCCGCGCGGCCCCTATGCTGCGCGCTCGCTCACGGCTCGCCTGATCTCGGGGTGGCGGGCCGGATAACCTTCGATGCTCGAATAAACAGGTTTGTTCAAAACAGGAGACTTGGAGAATGCAGGATCATAAGCAGTACAAAAAAATTGCATTGGCGATTACGGGGGCCATCGGCGTGATGGCATGCGCGGCACCGGCGTTCGCGCAAAGCAGCGTGACGCTCTACGGCATGATGGATACGGGCATTACCTACGTGAGCAACCAGGGCGGCAAGCACAACGTCAAAATGGACGACGGCGTGAACGGCCCGAACCTCTGGGGCATGACCGGCACGGAAGACCTGGGCGGCGGCACGAAGGCCTTCTTCCAGCTCGTCAACCAGTTCCAGGTGGACAACGGCGCCTTCATGCCGAACAAGAGCCTCTTTAGCCGTACGTCGATTCTGGGCCTGAGCAACGACAAGCTGGGCAAGCTCACGCTCGGTAATCAGTATGACTTCATGACGGACTCGCTGTATTTCGCGGGTAACGATCCGGCGGAACTCTCGGGCCACTTCTACGACTTCCGCGCGGGTCCGTTCCAGAAGCTCGCGCTGCCGAACAACCCGACAGGTGCGTTCGACTGGGACCGCATGGCGGGCGAAACCGTCAACAACTCCGTGAAGTATCTGTCGCCGACGTTCGGCGGTTTCAGCGCGGGTGCGATGTACAGCTTCGGCGGCGTGGCCGGTTCGATCGGCACGGGCAACGGCACGAGCTTCGCGCTGAACTACTCGGCACATGACTTCGGCGTAAATGCGGCCTATACGAACCTCAAGACGGTCGTGACGGGCGAGGGCGACGTGAGCGTGCGTAACTGGGGTATCGGCGCGCATTACCGCTTTGGCGGCTGGATCACGAATGCGCTCTTTACCACGGTGCATAACTCGGCCAACGGCGGCTCGGTGTATCAGGGCTCGGTGGGTGCGCACTACAACTTCACGCCTGCCTTGAGCGCCGGCGCGTCGTACATGTACATGAAGGGCAACGACGTGGTCGACAACAATCACGCCCACCAGGTCGCGGCGATCGTCGACTACGCGCTCTCCAAGCGCACCAGCGTGTACGTACTGGGCGTGTACCAGCGCGCCAGCTCGGGCGGTCTTGCCCAGATCAACGGCATGAACTCCTCGGACGGCGCTTCGAGCGGTCAGAGCCAGGCCGTTGCGCGCGTGGGCCTGCATACGCACTTCTGATGCACGTCTAGCTTCATCATCTCCGGTAGTTCTTTGACGCCGCCCGATCGCACGATCGAGCGGCGTTTTTTCATGTTGCGCATCCTTTCACGCAACGCACGCGAATTGGGCAAAATAACGCCAGTCGAAACAGCACTCGCGTGACGAGAAAGGAAGTGTCATGACGGACACAGTGGATTGCGTCGTGATCGGCGCGGGCGTAGTCGGTCTTGCGGTTGCGCGCGCGTGTGCGCAGCAAGGCTGGGAAACCGTCCTCGTCGAGGCGGAAAACGCCATCGGCACGGGCACCAGTTCGCGCAACAGCGAAGTGATACATGCGGGCATCTACTACCCGCAAGGCTCGCTCAAGGCGCGGCTGTGTGTGCAGGGCAAGCACAAGCTCTACGCGTATTGCGAAGAGAAGGGCGTGGAGTTCAGCCGCTGCGGCAAGTTCATCGTCGCGACGCACGAAGGGCAGCTCGACGCGCTGCGCGCGATTCGCGCGGCGGCGGCCGCCAATGGCGTGGACGACCTGCGCTGGCTCGAACGCGACGAGGCGCGCGCCATGGAGCCCGCGCTCAATTGCGTGGCGGCGCTCGAATCGCCCTCCACGGGCATTGTGGACAGCCACGGCTTGATGCTCGCGCTGCAGGGCGACTTCGAAGCGGCGGGCGGCATGCTCGCGTTCTGCTCGCCGGTCACGGGCGGCCGGATGACGCCGGGCCAGCCGACGCTGCTGAAGGTAGGCGGCGACGAGCCGATGGAATTGCTCGCCACGCGCGTGGTGAACAGCGCAGGCCTGTACGCGCAGCAGGTGGCGGCTTGCATCGAGGGCGTGCTGGCGCAATCGATCCCGCCGGGGCGCTACGCGAAAGGCAACTACTACTCGCTGACGGGCGCGGCGCCGTTTTCGCGGCTTATCTACCCCGTGCCGGAGGAAGGGGGCCTGGGCGTCCACCTGACGATCGACCTTGGCCGTCAGGCGCGCTTTGGCCCCGACGTGGAGTGGATCGACACGATCGACTACACCGTGGACCCGGGCCGCGCCGCGAAATTCTACGAGGCGATTCGCACATACTGGCCTGCGCTGCCTGACGACGCGCTGCAACCGGGTTATGCTGGCATCCGCCCGAAGCTGGCCGAGGGCAGGCACGGTGGCGACTTCGTGATCCAGGACGCGCGCGAGCACGGCGTGAGCGGGCTCGTGAACCTCTACGGCATCGAGTCGCCGGGGCTGACGGCTTCGCTCGCGATTGCGGACGAGGTGATCGAACGTCTAAACATGAACTGACTGCAGTCGCGAATTAACGCGAATCACAAGGAGAACAGGATGGTCTACGAGATGGCGCATATCACGGTGAGCGCAGGCAAGAACGCCGAATTCGAGGCGGCCGTTGCACAGGCGCTGCCGCTTTTTCACCGCGCGCGCGGCTGCCGCGCCGTGGAGCTGCAGCGCGGCGTGGAAGAGCCGAACCAGTACGTGCTCGTCGTGCAGTGGGATACCGTCGAGGATCACATGGTGCACTTTCGCGAATCGGATGACTTTCAGGAATGGCGGCGCCTCGTTGGTCCGTACTTCGAGAAGCCGCCGGTCGTGGGGCATACGCAGGTCGTGGTGAAGTAAGCGGCTGAGCGGCGGCCGGGTTGCGTTGCGGCGTTTACGCCTTGATATCAAACCCCTCCACATACCCCGCCGCATCTCCCCCGTCCCAAACGCGTCCATCGACGAACGGCGCGCTCGCCGCGTCGCCCGGCAGCGCGATCCCCATCGCTGCTGCCGCTTGCGCATACATCGCCGTCTGATTGAGCGCGGAAGCGATCTCGCGATAGTCGCTTCGCCGCGCGAGCATGCCCCATCGTTCGAACTGCGTAAGAAACCACACACCCTCCGACTCGTGCGGATAGTTCACGCGGCCTTCTTCGAAAAACTTCATGCCCGGCGTGCGCGATGTTGCTTGCGCTTCGAGCCGCGCCGCGATTAGCGCAGCGTCCACGTTCAGCATCTCCGGGCGCGCGAGCCACTGCGCAATCTCGCGCCGGTTGCCTTCGCCGTCCAGCCAGCGGCACGCTTCGAGCATCGTCTGCACGAGCGCGCGTGCCGTGTTCGGATAACGAGTCACGAAATCGCGCCTGCAGGCGAGCACTTTCTCGGGATGATCCGGCCAGATCGACCCGCTTGCGATGATCGTGCGCCCCACGCCGCGCTGCTCGGCGAGCCCCGGCCACGGCTCGCCCACGCACAGGCCGTCGAGGCGATCCTCTGCGAGCGCGGCCACCATCTGCGGCGGCGGGATCACCACGCTCTCGATGTCGCGCAGCGGATGCACACCTTGCGAAGCGAGCCAGTAGTAGAGCCACATCGCGTGCGTGCCCGTAGGGAAGGTCTGCGCGAAAACGGGCTTGCGCGCAAGCGTCGCGAGCGCGCGCGGCAGCGAGCCGTGTTCGGCGAGCGCATCCGCGAGACGGTTCGAGAGCGTGATCGCCTGGCCGTTGCGATTGAGCACCATCAGCACGGCCATGTCGGTTTGCGGGCCGCCCAGGCCGAGTTGCACGCCATACACGAGCCCGTAAAGCGAATGCGCGGCGTCGAGTTCGCCCGAAAGCAGCTTGTCGCGCAGTGCGGCCCACGAGGGCTGGCGCGAGAGCTCGAGCGTGAGGCCGTGCGCGTGGCCGAACTCGAGCAACTTCGCGGCGACGAGCGGCGCGGCATCGGCGAGCGGCACGAAGCCGATCTTCAGATGGGTTTTCTCGGGCGCTAAGCGCGTGTTGGTGGTGGCGTTCATGGTCGGTCCTGCACTTCGGCCGCCGCGACGATCTGGCGGGCGACTTCGGCGAGCTTCACGCTCTGGTTCATCGCGCGCTTGCGCAGCGCCGCGTAGGCGGCGGGCTCGGTCAGCTTCTGTTGCTCCATCAGGATGCGCTTGGCGCGGTCGATCAGCTTGCGTTCGGCCAGCTCGTTCTCCGCCTGCGTGAGACGCTCGCGCAACTGCGCTTCCTGGGCAAAGCGCGCGAGCGCGACTTCGAGGATCGGCGCAAGGCGCTCGCTCGCGAGCCCTTCCACGAGATAGGCGGTCACGCCCGCACCCACAGCCGAGCGGATGAGCTGCTGGTTGGCGTCGTGGCTGAACATCAGCACCGGACGCGGTGCGGTGGCGTTCATCACCGCCAGCTGTTCGAGCGTGTCGCGCGAGGGCGACTCGGTGTCGATGATGATGACGTCGGGCCGCTCGCGCTCGACGACGCGATGCAGCGCCTGCGGCGTCGCAGGCTCGGCGAGCATGTCGTAGCCGAGCTTGGCGAGCGCGTCGCGCAGGTCGCCGATAGGCTTGTCGGTGTCGGTTACGAGCAGTACGCGCAGCATGGGGAATCGGTGGTCGTCGGCATGATGTCTTCGACGGTTAATCGGTGCATTGTGCGCCATCGCTGGGCGCGTATAAGGGACCAGCAAAGTATGTGCCAGTTTGGCAAGCGGCCGGAGCGCCTTGCCGAACGGGGCATTGGGCGCGACACGGAGAGGCGCGGCGTTCAGCGCATTGTGCACCGCAGCAGTGCGAATGTCGCAGCAGCGCACCCAGTTGGCGCAGCGGTTGCGGACGGTGCACGAAATAATGCGGCAGGGGCGGCCTGCGATGGCGCTGCGCGCCCGGAGTCAGGGCCGCCAATCCCGGCTTTTGTGACGAAGATATTTCAACTATTCTTCCTAGCGCACGTAGTCGGCTCCACGATTCCCAGCGCCAGCATTCTCACGACAATTAACCGGCCAATGGACATGGAAGGACCTGCTTCCACCCACGCACAGCCCGCAAGTGCAACCGCAAGCCGGTCGTGGCTGCGCTGGCTGCCGGGCGTCGCGCTGTTCAAGACCTATCAACGCGCCTGGCTGCTCAACGATCTCGCCGCGGGACTGGTGCTGACCACGATGCTCGTGCCGGTCGGCATTGCCTACGCGGCGGCTTCCGGCGTGCCCGGCGTCTATGGCCTCTACGCGACGATCATTCCGCTGCTGGCCTATGCCATTTTCGGGCCCAGCCGCATTCTCGTGCTCGGCCCCGATTCCGCACTCGCTGCGCCCATACTCGCCGTGGTGGTTCAGGTGGCGGGCGGCGACCCCGCGCGCGCCATCGGCGTGGCGAGCATGATGGCGATCGTTTCCGGTCTCGTGTGCGTCGTCATGGGGGTCTTGCGTCTCGGCTTCATTACGGAGCTGCTGTCCAAGCCCATTCGATACGGCTACATGAACGGTATCGCGCTGGCCGTGCTCATTAGCCAGTTGCCCAAACTCTTCGGCATTTCCATCGACGAGCAGGGCCCGATGCGAGACCTGTTTAGCCTCGTCCAGGGCGTCGCGCGCGGTGCGGCCAACTGGTACACCTTTGCCGTGGGCGCGGGAAGCCTCGTGCTGATCCTGCTGCTCAAGCGCTTCGACAAAGTGCCCGGCATCCTGATCGCCGTGATCGTGGCCACGTTTTCGGTCAGTCTCTTCCACCTCGACAGCTACGGCGTAAAGGTGCTGGGCACCATTCCCCAAGGGTTGCCTGGGCTTTCGCTGCCTTGGGTCGCCAACGCGGACCTCGTCAAGATCGTTCTGGGCGGCGGCGCCGTCGCGTTGATCGCCTTCGCCGATACGAGCGTGCTTTCGCGCACCTATGCAGCGCGCTTTCATGCGCGCGTGGATCCCAATCAGGAGATGGTGGGCCTCGGCGTGGCCAACTTCGCGGCCGGCTTGTTCCAGGGATTTCCGATCAGCAGCAGCGCGTCGCGCACGCCGGTTGCCGAAGCCGCGGGCGCTCGCACGCAGCTCACCGGCGTGGTGGGCGCGCTCGCGGTCGCGGCGCTGCTCATGGTCGCGCCCAATCTGTTGCGCTATTTACCCAACAGCGCGCTGGCGGCCGTGGTGATCGCCGCCGCGCTCGGGCTGTTCGAAATCGCGGATCTCAAGCGCATCTACCGCATTCAGCAGTGGGAGTTCTGGCTATCCATCGGCTGCTTCGTGGCGGTCGCGGTGTTCGGGGCGATTCCCGGTATTGGCCTCGCCGTGTTGATCGCCGTGATCGAATTCCTATGGGACGGCTGGCGGCCCCACTTCGCGGTGCTCGGCCGCGTGGAAGGATTGCGCGGCTATCACGACATCGAGCGCTATCCCGAAGCCGTGCGCACGCCGGGGCTCGTGCTGTTTCGCTGGGACGCGCCGTTGTTCTTCGCGAATGCCGAGCTGTTTGCGCAACGCCTGATGGAGGCGGTGGAAGCGTCGCCCACACCGGTGCGCCGGGTCGTGGTGGCGGCGGAGCCGGTGACGAGCGTAGACGTGACGTCTGCCGACATGCTGCGCGAGCTGACCCAGGCGCTGCGCGAGCGCGGCATCGCGCTGCATTTTGCGGAGCTGAAAGACCCGGTGCGCGACAAGCTCAAGCGCTTCGATTTGCTCGAGGACATCGGCCCGGACCGCTTCGATCCAACCGTAAGCAGTGCTGTCGATCGCTATGTCGGCGAGGCCGGCCTCGCGAAGGACGAAGCCGGCTCGCAAGAGGGGCGCTAGTGCGATAAAAGTGCCTCGTTCGCAAGGCTCGCTGGCTTAGGCGCCGGGCTTGAGCACCACGCGAAAGCGCGCTTTCCCGCTGATCATGCGCTCATAGGCTTCCGCCGCTCGCGATAGCGGATATTCCTCGATCATCGGCTTCACGCCCGAGAGCGCGCTGAATGCCAGGGTCTCCTGAGAATCGGCGGCGGTGCCAGAGGGCCAACCCTGTACCGAGTGGCGGCCCATGATGAACTGCGTGATCGGCACCTCCACGGGCTCCTGCGAGACGCCCACCATGATCATCTTTCCGTTCAGTCCAAGGCCGCCCAGCGCGGCGCTCATGGCCTTGCCGCTCGTGGCCGTGGCGAGGATCACGCGCGCGCCGCCGAGCGCGAGCAAGGCCTGCGCGACGTCCTGGGAGGCGCTGTCGATGTAGTGATGCGCGCCAAGCT harbors:
- a CDS encoding LysR family transcriptional regulator, whose amino-acid sequence is MSQPELLNLAHLRAFRLVADTGSATRAASALYRAQSAVTRSVQELETALGAPLFERKPSGMLPTAVGRVVLERCARIFGELEELAQWCAARQARRRALSEGTLPAYLLNTRRLQLFVALARHRHMPSTANAFGISQPAVSSAMRVLESGSGVTLFHRGPRGVLLTAEGETFLLHVRRALNELRHVPDDIAALHGNIQGSVTVGALPLGRTLILPAAIARLSAQHPGVRVVTDESAYELLVAGLRAGDVDFVLGALRENDAASGLGNERLMSEDMVVLARHDHPLAKKHGLTLNDLRDAQWILSRTHSPSRGLLEAQFRRVKLKPPLPTVETADLAVIRGLLLGTDMITALSAQQLHYEIESGQLVILDVPLQHTRRDIGLTLRAQGSPSPAARALIDAIRLAVMEVAPATRVVEGRRAG
- a CDS encoding GntR family transcriptional regulator; protein product: MNGTTQQTIVQALRTRILAGELAPGERLVEAQLAERLGISRTPLRYALSVLATEGLVERSGARGYTVRRFSVTDVLNAIDVRGVLEGLAARTVAERGVDAALARALEDCLREGDAIFAAGVLDSEAETRYAAMNGRFHALIVEAAHNLAVSAALGLNDKIPFVSPGTVVFDKTAQQRQFMMLSYAHRQHHAIVGALVNGEGARVEALMKEHTHISKESLNLSVDRLHLSAVAAAGAAAGAA
- a CDS encoding gallate dioxygenase, with product MARIVGGIGTSHVPTIGMAYDKGKQNEPAWAPLFQGYEPVAQWLAERKPDALVMFYNDHANSFFFDCYPTFALGVSANHEFADEGAGKRALPDIAGHPDLAIHIAEQLVNDEFDLTIFQDKPLDHGCNSPLSLMLPHEGGWPAALVPIQVNVLQYPLPTANRCYRIGQALRRAIESFEQDLDVVVVGTGGLSHQVHGERSGYNNTEWDMEFLDLIVSDPERLARMKHVDYVRLGGAESVETIMWLAMRGALGGKIREVHRNYYLATSTAMAVTVYEEEGQQ
- a CDS encoding protocatechuate 3,4-dioxygenase (extradiol catechol dioxygenase that catalyzes the oxidative cleavage of substituted catechols; part of the bacterial aromatic compound degradation pathway) translates to MNPQLVGIEELTGTYPFDIRQSMKAMRLNRFFWEMRLPQARELWLSDRKAAYDAAALTAEERALVDATDWLGLIQYGVCFFVLEKFARVVKITNLGMYASMRGETLEAFLKTRKVPDAV
- a CDS encoding porin; amino-acid sequence: MQDHKQYKKIALAITGAIGVMACAAPAFAQSSVTLYGMMDTGITYVSNQGGKHNVKMDDGVNGPNLWGMTGTEDLGGGTKAFFQLVNQFQVDNGAFMPNKSLFSRTSILGLSNDKLGKLTLGNQYDFMTDSLYFAGNDPAELSGHFYDFRAGPFQKLALPNNPTGAFDWDRMAGETVNNSVKYLSPTFGGFSAGAMYSFGGVAGSIGTGNGTSFALNYSAHDFGVNAAYTNLKTVVTGEGDVSVRNWGIGAHYRFGGWITNALFTTVHNSANGGSVYQGSVGAHYNFTPALSAGASYMYMKGNDVVDNNHAHQVAAIVDYALSKRTSVYVLGVYQRASSGGLAQINGMNSSDGASSGQSQAVARVGLHTHF
- a CDS encoding NAD(P)/FAD-dependent oxidoreductase: MTDTVDCVVIGAGVVGLAVARACAQQGWETVLVEAENAIGTGTSSRNSEVIHAGIYYPQGSLKARLCVQGKHKLYAYCEEKGVEFSRCGKFIVATHEGQLDALRAIRAAAAANGVDDLRWLERDEARAMEPALNCVAALESPSTGIVDSHGLMLALQGDFEAAGGMLAFCSPVTGGRMTPGQPTLLKVGGDEPMELLATRVVNSAGLYAQQVAACIEGVLAQSIPPGRYAKGNYYSLTGAAPFSRLIYPVPEEGGLGVHLTIDLGRQARFGPDVEWIDTIDYTVDPGRAAKFYEAIRTYWPALPDDALQPGYAGIRPKLAEGRHGGDFVIQDAREHGVSGLVNLYGIESPGLTASLAIADEVIERLNMN
- a CDS encoding antibiotic biosynthesis monooxygenase family protein — encoded protein: MVYEMAHITVSAGKNAEFEAAVAQALPLFHRARGCRAVELQRGVEEPNQYVLVVQWDTVEDHMVHFRESDDFQEWRRLVGPYFEKPPVVGHTQVVVK
- a CDS encoding CmpA/NrtA family ABC transporter substrate-binding protein, with the protein product MNATTNTRLAPEKTHLKIGFVPLADAAPLVAAKLLEFGHAHGLTLELSRQPSWAALRDKLLSGELDAAHSLYGLVYGVQLGLGGPQTDMAVLMVLNRNGQAITLSNRLADALAEHGSLPRALATLARKPVFAQTFPTGTHAMWLYYWLASQGVHPLRDIESVVIPPPQMVAALAEDRLDGLCVGEPWPGLAEQRGVGRTIIASGSIWPDHPEKVLACRRDFVTRYPNTARALVQTMLEACRWLDGEGNRREIAQWLARPEMLNVDAALIAARLEAQATSRTPGMKFFEEGRVNYPHESEGVWFLTQFERWGMLARRSDYREIASALNQTAMYAQAAAAMGIALPGDAASAPFVDGRVWDGGDAAGYVEGFDIKA
- a CDS encoding ANTAR domain-containing response regulator; its protein translation is MLRVLLVTDTDKPIGDLRDALAKLGYDMLAEPATPQALHRVVERERPDVIIIDTESPSRDTLEQLAVMNATAPRPVLMFSHDANQQLIRSAVGAGVTAYLVEGLASERLAPILEVALARFAQEAQLRERLTQAENELAERKLIDRAKRILMEQQKLTEPAAYAALRKRAMNQSVKLAEVARQIVAAAEVQDRP
- a CDS encoding SulP family inorganic anion transporter — protein: MEGPASTHAQPASATASRSWLRWLPGVALFKTYQRAWLLNDLAAGLVLTTMLVPVGIAYAAASGVPGVYGLYATIIPLLAYAIFGPSRILVLGPDSALAAPILAVVVQVAGGDPARAIGVASMMAIVSGLVCVVMGVLRLGFITELLSKPIRYGYMNGIALAVLISQLPKLFGISIDEQGPMRDLFSLVQGVARGAANWYTFAVGAGSLVLILLLKRFDKVPGILIAVIVATFSVSLFHLDSYGVKVLGTIPQGLPGLSLPWVANADLVKIVLGGGAVALIAFADTSVLSRTYAARFHARVDPNQEMVGLGVANFAAGLFQGFPISSSASRTPVAEAAGARTQLTGVVGALAVAALLMVAPNLLRYLPNSALAAVVIAAALGLFEIADLKRIYRIQQWEFWLSIGCFVAVAVFGAIPGIGLAVLIAVIEFLWDGWRPHFAVLGRVEGLRGYHDIERYPEAVRTPGLVLFRWDAPLFFANAELFAQRLMEAVEASPTPVRRVVVAAEPVTSVDVTSADMLRELTQALRERGIALHFAELKDPVRDKLKRFDLLEDIGPDRFDPTVSSAVDRYVGEAGLAKDEAGSQEGR